Proteins found in one Crassostrea angulata isolate pt1a10 chromosome 3, ASM2561291v2, whole genome shotgun sequence genomic segment:
- the LOC128175276 gene encoding ribosome-binding protein 1-like isoform X1: MDPHVVLIGVTVFIVSAILIYLISVFGIKEKSYEEAIAEQRKRLEEEQEKSRRDKKAEKEKKKGGKAKKEKPKENVEEAPKPKERKMLNLEIEAEIIEPFDSAELKQKPTTVKQRSKPKSILANKDEKPLVSKETVEMPHFKPLPKDDVELKHEHEKKKEVKMDKERMGSPKISKKHKPVEEEVIVEQMTKATFLPMDSKPKKGKQVQDSLTDSSELIQAVRSAQLGDQDIQSLIEVLLNKQGGGGSSITAEWNKKSQKGDPVVLLRRQLEEKERALQEEQQLAMANGNKIKEIRQELVHEKTRYSSLERQFQEKIAAQTQEIQALHSRMQTTHDNHLIESSRMQAHINKLEQSQNPAQMQQLKEENRKLKESYEKTKAEAIPPAEFNSLRQKVSIMENELSNNVIKLNAAEKAKAAAVTKCSKLEEEMKKLKGTESEAEGMWSKRLEDVNQQLRKSESEKKTLSDRLKAAEKDCSGVKARLQELEKALNDASSKELEEKLKTSESAKSSVESSLKTTEKKLQEAENQKNSLQQELENLKTENKRLSEEAKISRERSLGDGQEAPKNKHNGDIHGEDKAIQEYKNSLEEYKKMVAEKDKTIQGLQSDIEVQKKEASKLLEQAETQKKKNNELREKNWKAMDALEKAEKSASDKITRVEKEIKEQSTVAVSETEKYDKAILQRLFPEISLTDKLSHKDWMSSFEKQAASKIKAASEKKDDSAKVKELEDSKKSLQSQLAELQKKVSESAKLEARLKELESKNSQLQKQVGDSKSASSAQIAEAQSQVKSLQDKVTQLERENGELKSKASQSGSNDSRVRELEETNKKLQKQVEDYLAVLQTTESKLQQLENSVEGEERKWQDKAEALTVELQQAKDELATLKQDVEKFKNSDEALTELDFAYRCLEKSLTQISDEMKDKVLSLEGQLKISEDKCSQLQDQVIEAEKRISTLQSSVQQSNTADLSQQMQDVQSQLDSEKKKSKDLASQIVKLNGIIKTGQDAIHQEQELVTKLKQQLEEREKSPGTNSSSTASELKSKLAEKEKQLEKEITLNKQLSQRLAQLGIMASSPSDNGTSV, translated from the exons ATGGATCCGCACGTAGTTTTAATTGGAGTGACTGTATTCATTGTGTCAGCTATTTTAATTTACTTGATATCTGTCTTTGGAATCAAAGAAAAGTCATACGAAGAAGCTATTGCTGAGCAGCGAAAACGACTGGAGGAGGAGCAGGAGAAATCAAGGAGAGATAAGAAGGCAGAGAAGGAGAAAAAGAAAGGAGGAAaagcaaagaaagaaaaaccTAAAGAAAATGTAGAAGAGGCTCCGAAGCCAAAGGAGCGCAAAATGCTTAATTTGGAAATTGAGGCAGAAATAATAGAGCCTTTTGACTCTGCAGAGTTAAAGCAGAAACCAACAACTGTCAAACAGAGGAGCAAACCAAAGTCGATCTTGGCTAACAAGGATGAGAAACCCCTGGTTTCAAAGGAGACAGTGGAGATGCCACATTTCAAGCCCCTTCCAAAGGATGATGTGGAGTTAAAACATGAGCATGAGAAAAAGAAAGAGGTGAAGATGGACAAAGAGAGGATGGGGAGCCCCAAGATCAGCAAGAAGCATAAACCCGTGGAAGAAGAAGTTATTGTTGAGCAGATGACAAAGGCTACTTTTCTTCCGATGGACAGCAAGCCAAAGAAAGGCAAACAAGTACAAG ATTCCCTGACTGATTCCTCTGAGCTGATTCAGGCCGTGAGAAGTGCCCAGCTGGGTGACCAGGACATACAGTCCCTCATTGAAGTCCTCCTGAACAAGCAGGGAGGGGGCGGGAGCAGCATCACAGCTGAGTGGAATAAG aaaagccaGAAAGGCGACCCAGTGGTCCTATTGAGACGTCAGTTAGAGGAGAAGGAGAGAGCCCTACAGGAAG AGCAACAGTTAGCCATGGCAAACGGAAACAAGATCAAGGAGATTCGTCAGGAGCTGGTCCATGAGAAGACTAGATACTCCAGCCTGGAGCGCCAGTTCCAGGAGAAGATAGCGGCCCAGACCCAGGAGATTCAGGCCCTGCACTCTCGCATGCAGACCACCCACGACAACCACCTGATCGAGAGCAGCAGGATGCAGGCCCACATCAACAAGCTGGAGCAGTCCCAGAACCCAGCACAGATGCAACAGCTGAAGGAG gaAAATAGGAAGTTAAAGGAATCTTATGAAAAAACAAA GGCTGAAGCTATACCACCTGCAGAATTTAACAGCCTTCGCCAAAAGGTCTCCATAATGGAAAATGAATTGTCCAACAATGTCATTAAACTCAACGCTGCAGAGAAAGCGAAGGCTGCTGCAGTTACTAAATGTTCTAAACTTGAGGAAGAAATGAAAAAGTTGAAAGGCACAGAG AGTGAAGCTGAGGGAATGTGGTCCAAAAGACTAGAGGATGTGAATCAACAGCTACGCAAAAGTGAGAGCGAGAAGAAGACCCTGAGTGATCGCCTCAAGGCCGCGGAGAAGGACTGCTCGGGGGTTAAAGCCAGACTCCAGGAGCTGGAGAAAGCCCTCAATGACGCCAGCTCTAAAGAACTGGAGGAAAAACTCAAG ACATCAGAAAGTGCCAAGTCCTCTGTGGAATCCTCACTAAAAACGACAGAGAAGAAGTTACAGGAGGCCGAGAACCAGAAAAACAGTTTACAGCAAGAACTGGAG AACTTGAAAACAGAGAACAAGAGGTTGAGTGAGGAGGCCAAGATAAGCCGGGAGAGGTCCTTGGGTGACGGACAGGAGGCTCCCAAAAACAAACACAACGGGGACATCCACGGGGAGGACAAAGCGATACAGGAGTATAAAAATAGCCTGGAGGAGTACAAGAAAAT GGTTGCTGAAAAAGATAAGACTATTCAGGGTCTACAGAGTGATATTGAAGTCCAGAAAAAGGAGGCCTCCAAGCTTCTGGAACAGGCCGAAACTCAGAAAAAGAAGAATAAT GAGTTGAGAGAAAAGAATTGGAAAGCAATGGATGCCTTAGAAAAGGCCGAAAAATCTGCCTCAGATAAAATAACACGTGTTGAAAAAGAGATAAAG GAGCAGAGCACAGTAGCCGTGTCAGAGACGGAGAAGTACGATAAAGCTATTCTACAGAGGCTGTTCCCCGAGATCTCTTTAACCGACAAACTG AGTCACAAAGATTGGATGAGTAGTTTCGAAAAGCAGGCTGCATCAAAGATTAAAGCAGCATCTGAGAAAAAGGATGAT AGTGCCAAAGTCAAAGAACTTGAAGACAGCAAGAAATCATTACAGAGCCAACTTGCAGAGTTACAGAAAAAAGTTTCAGAA AGTGCCAAATTGGAAGCCAGATTGAAAGAGTTGGAGAGCAAGAACTCCCAGCTCCAGAAACAAGTCGGTGACAGTAAATCAGCGTCCTCAGCACAG ATTGCAGAGGCACAAAGTCAggtaaaaagtttacaggacAAAGTTACACAACTAGAGAGAGAAAACGGGGAATTAAAATCAAAGGCAAGCCAG AGTGGCAGCAATGACTCCAGAGTGCGTGAACTGGAGGAGACCAATAAAAAACTCCAGAAACAAGTGGAGGACTATCTAGCCGTCCTGCAGACCACG GAGAGCAAACTGCAGCAGCTGGAGAACAGTGTAGAGGGCGAGGAGAGGAAGTGGCAGGACAAGGCCGAGGCACTGACCGTAGAGTTACAACAG GCCAAAGATGAGCTTGCAACTTTGAAACAAGATGTTGAGAAATTTAAGAACAGTGATgag GCTCTAACTGAGTTGGACTTTGCATATAGATGTCTAGAGAAAAGTCTGACCCAGATATCAGATGAG ATGAAAGACAAAGTTTTATCCTTAGAGGGTCAATTGAAAATTTCAGAAGATAAATGTTCACAGCTTCAAGATCAAGTGATTGAG GCTGAAAAACGAATCTCCACCCTACAGAGTTCTGTCCAGCAATCAAACACAGCTGACCTCAGCCAG CAAATGCAAGACGTACAGAGTCAGCTAGATTCAGAAAAGAAGAAGAGCAAGGACCTTGCCTCCCAGATTGTGAAACTGAATGGAATTATTAAAACAGGGCAGGATGCCATCCATCAGGAGCAAGAGCTAGTCACAAAGTTAAAGCAACAGCTAGAGGAGAGGGAGAAG AGTCCAGGGACCAACTCAAGTTCAACTGCATCAGAG CTAAAGAGCAAACtagctgaaaaagaaaaacaattagaaaaagaaatcaCCTTAAACAAACAGTTGTCTCAAAGACTG GCACAGTTAGGTATAATG GCCTCATCTCCCAGTGATAATGGAACCTCTGTGTGA
- the LOC128175276 gene encoding ribosome-binding protein 1-like isoform X3 — protein MDPHVVLIGVTVFIVSAILIYLISVFGIKEKSYEEAIAEQRKRLEEEQEKSRRDKKAEKEKKKGGKAKKEKPKENVEEAPKPKERKMLNLEIEAEIIEPFDSAELKQKPTTVKQRSKPKSILANKDEKPLVSKETVEMPHFKPLPKDDVELKHEHEKKKEVKMDKERMGSPKISKKHKPVEEEVIVEQMTKATFLPMDSKPKKGKQVQDSLTDSSELIQAVRSAQLGDQDIQSLIEVLLNKQGGGGSSITAEWNKKSQKGDPVVLLRRQLEEKERALQEEQQLAMANGNKIKEIRQELVHEKTRYSSLERQFQEKIAAQTQEIQALHSRMQTTHDNHLIESSRMQAHINKLEQSQNPAQMQQLKEENRKLKESYEKTKAEAIPPAEFNSLRQKVSIMENELSNNVIKLNAAEKAKAAAVTKCSKLEEEMKKLKGTESEAEGMWSKRLEDVNQQLRKSESEKKTLSDRLKAAEKDCSGVKARLQELEKALNDASSKELEEKLKTSESAKSSVESSLKTTEKKLQEAENQKNSLQQELENLKTENKRLSEEAKISRERSLGDGQEAPKNKHNGDIHGEDKAIQEYKNSLEEYKKMVAEKDKTIQGLQSDIEVQKKEASKLLEQAETQKKKNNELREKNWKAMDALEKAEKSASDKITRVEKEIKEQSTVAVSETEKYDKAILQRLFPEISLTDKLSHKDWMSSFEKQAASKIKAASEKKDDSAKVKELEDSKKSLQSQLAELQKKVSESAKLEARLKELESKNSQLQKQVGDSKSASSAQIAEAQSQVKSLQDKVTQLERENGELKSKASQSGSNDSRVRELEETNKKLQKQVEDYLAVLQTTESKLQQLENSVEGEERKWQDKAEALTVELQQAKDELATLKQDVEKFKNSDEALTELDFAYRCLEKSLTQISDEMKDKVLSLEGQLKISEDKCSQLQDQVIEAEKRISTLQSSVQQSNTADLSQQMQDVQSQLDSEKKKSKDLASQIVKLNGIIKTGQDAIHQEQELVTKLKQQLEEREKSPGTNSSSTASELKSKLAEKEKQLEKEITLNKQLSQRLASSPSDNGTSV, from the exons ATGGATCCGCACGTAGTTTTAATTGGAGTGACTGTATTCATTGTGTCAGCTATTTTAATTTACTTGATATCTGTCTTTGGAATCAAAGAAAAGTCATACGAAGAAGCTATTGCTGAGCAGCGAAAACGACTGGAGGAGGAGCAGGAGAAATCAAGGAGAGATAAGAAGGCAGAGAAGGAGAAAAAGAAAGGAGGAAaagcaaagaaagaaaaaccTAAAGAAAATGTAGAAGAGGCTCCGAAGCCAAAGGAGCGCAAAATGCTTAATTTGGAAATTGAGGCAGAAATAATAGAGCCTTTTGACTCTGCAGAGTTAAAGCAGAAACCAACAACTGTCAAACAGAGGAGCAAACCAAAGTCGATCTTGGCTAACAAGGATGAGAAACCCCTGGTTTCAAAGGAGACAGTGGAGATGCCACATTTCAAGCCCCTTCCAAAGGATGATGTGGAGTTAAAACATGAGCATGAGAAAAAGAAAGAGGTGAAGATGGACAAAGAGAGGATGGGGAGCCCCAAGATCAGCAAGAAGCATAAACCCGTGGAAGAAGAAGTTATTGTTGAGCAGATGACAAAGGCTACTTTTCTTCCGATGGACAGCAAGCCAAAGAAAGGCAAACAAGTACAAG ATTCCCTGACTGATTCCTCTGAGCTGATTCAGGCCGTGAGAAGTGCCCAGCTGGGTGACCAGGACATACAGTCCCTCATTGAAGTCCTCCTGAACAAGCAGGGAGGGGGCGGGAGCAGCATCACAGCTGAGTGGAATAAG aaaagccaGAAAGGCGACCCAGTGGTCCTATTGAGACGTCAGTTAGAGGAGAAGGAGAGAGCCCTACAGGAAG AGCAACAGTTAGCCATGGCAAACGGAAACAAGATCAAGGAGATTCGTCAGGAGCTGGTCCATGAGAAGACTAGATACTCCAGCCTGGAGCGCCAGTTCCAGGAGAAGATAGCGGCCCAGACCCAGGAGATTCAGGCCCTGCACTCTCGCATGCAGACCACCCACGACAACCACCTGATCGAGAGCAGCAGGATGCAGGCCCACATCAACAAGCTGGAGCAGTCCCAGAACCCAGCACAGATGCAACAGCTGAAGGAG gaAAATAGGAAGTTAAAGGAATCTTATGAAAAAACAAA GGCTGAAGCTATACCACCTGCAGAATTTAACAGCCTTCGCCAAAAGGTCTCCATAATGGAAAATGAATTGTCCAACAATGTCATTAAACTCAACGCTGCAGAGAAAGCGAAGGCTGCTGCAGTTACTAAATGTTCTAAACTTGAGGAAGAAATGAAAAAGTTGAAAGGCACAGAG AGTGAAGCTGAGGGAATGTGGTCCAAAAGACTAGAGGATGTGAATCAACAGCTACGCAAAAGTGAGAGCGAGAAGAAGACCCTGAGTGATCGCCTCAAGGCCGCGGAGAAGGACTGCTCGGGGGTTAAAGCCAGACTCCAGGAGCTGGAGAAAGCCCTCAATGACGCCAGCTCTAAAGAACTGGAGGAAAAACTCAAG ACATCAGAAAGTGCCAAGTCCTCTGTGGAATCCTCACTAAAAACGACAGAGAAGAAGTTACAGGAGGCCGAGAACCAGAAAAACAGTTTACAGCAAGAACTGGAG AACTTGAAAACAGAGAACAAGAGGTTGAGTGAGGAGGCCAAGATAAGCCGGGAGAGGTCCTTGGGTGACGGACAGGAGGCTCCCAAAAACAAACACAACGGGGACATCCACGGGGAGGACAAAGCGATACAGGAGTATAAAAATAGCCTGGAGGAGTACAAGAAAAT GGTTGCTGAAAAAGATAAGACTATTCAGGGTCTACAGAGTGATATTGAAGTCCAGAAAAAGGAGGCCTCCAAGCTTCTGGAACAGGCCGAAACTCAGAAAAAGAAGAATAAT GAGTTGAGAGAAAAGAATTGGAAAGCAATGGATGCCTTAGAAAAGGCCGAAAAATCTGCCTCAGATAAAATAACACGTGTTGAAAAAGAGATAAAG GAGCAGAGCACAGTAGCCGTGTCAGAGACGGAGAAGTACGATAAAGCTATTCTACAGAGGCTGTTCCCCGAGATCTCTTTAACCGACAAACTG AGTCACAAAGATTGGATGAGTAGTTTCGAAAAGCAGGCTGCATCAAAGATTAAAGCAGCATCTGAGAAAAAGGATGAT AGTGCCAAAGTCAAAGAACTTGAAGACAGCAAGAAATCATTACAGAGCCAACTTGCAGAGTTACAGAAAAAAGTTTCAGAA AGTGCCAAATTGGAAGCCAGATTGAAAGAGTTGGAGAGCAAGAACTCCCAGCTCCAGAAACAAGTCGGTGACAGTAAATCAGCGTCCTCAGCACAG ATTGCAGAGGCACAAAGTCAggtaaaaagtttacaggacAAAGTTACACAACTAGAGAGAGAAAACGGGGAATTAAAATCAAAGGCAAGCCAG AGTGGCAGCAATGACTCCAGAGTGCGTGAACTGGAGGAGACCAATAAAAAACTCCAGAAACAAGTGGAGGACTATCTAGCCGTCCTGCAGACCACG GAGAGCAAACTGCAGCAGCTGGAGAACAGTGTAGAGGGCGAGGAGAGGAAGTGGCAGGACAAGGCCGAGGCACTGACCGTAGAGTTACAACAG GCCAAAGATGAGCTTGCAACTTTGAAACAAGATGTTGAGAAATTTAAGAACAGTGATgag GCTCTAACTGAGTTGGACTTTGCATATAGATGTCTAGAGAAAAGTCTGACCCAGATATCAGATGAG ATGAAAGACAAAGTTTTATCCTTAGAGGGTCAATTGAAAATTTCAGAAGATAAATGTTCACAGCTTCAAGATCAAGTGATTGAG GCTGAAAAACGAATCTCCACCCTACAGAGTTCTGTCCAGCAATCAAACACAGCTGACCTCAGCCAG CAAATGCAAGACGTACAGAGTCAGCTAGATTCAGAAAAGAAGAAGAGCAAGGACCTTGCCTCCCAGATTGTGAAACTGAATGGAATTATTAAAACAGGGCAGGATGCCATCCATCAGGAGCAAGAGCTAGTCACAAAGTTAAAGCAACAGCTAGAGGAGAGGGAGAAG AGTCCAGGGACCAACTCAAGTTCAACTGCATCAGAG CTAAAGAGCAAACtagctgaaaaagaaaaacaattagaaaaagaaatcaCCTTAAACAAACAGTTGTCTCAAAGACTG GCCTCATCTCCCAGTGATAATGGAACCTCTGTGTGA
- the LOC128175276 gene encoding ribosome-binding protein 1-like isoform X10 — protein sequence MDPHVVLIGVTVFIVSAILIYLISVFGIKEKSYEEAIAEQRKRLEEEQEKSRRDKKAEKEKKKGGKAKKEKPKENVEEAPKPKERKMLNLEIEAEIIEPFDSAELKQKPTTVKQRSKPKSILANKDEKPLVSKETVEMPHFKPLPKDDVELKHEHEKKKEVKMDKERMGSPKISKKHKPVEEEVIVEQMTKATFLPMDSKPKKGKQVQDSLTDSSELIQAVRSAQLGDQDIQSLIEVLLNKQGGGGSSITAEWNKKSQKGDPVVLLRRQLEEKERALQEEQQLAMANGNKIKEIRQELVHEKTRYSSLERQFQEKIAAQTQEIQALHSRMQTTHDNHLIESSRMQAHINKLEQSQNPAQMQQLKEENRKLKESYEKTKAEAIPPAEFNSLRQKVSIMENELSNNVIKLNAAEKAKAAAVTKCSKLEEEMKKLKGTESEAEGMWSKRLEDVNQQLRKSESEKKTLSDRLKAAEKDCSGVKARLQELEKALNDASSKELEEKLKTSESAKSSVESSLKTTEKKLQEAENQKNSLQQELENLKTENKRLSEEAKISRERSLGDGQEAPKNKHNGDIHGEDKAIQEYKNSLEEYKKMVAEKDKTIQGLQSDIEVQKKEASKLLEQAETQKKKNNELREKNWKAMDALEKAEKSASDKITRVEKEIKEQSTVAVSETEKYDKAILQRLFPEISLTDKLSHKDWMSSFEKQAASKIKAASEKKDDSAKVKELEDSKKSLQSQLAELQKKVSESAKLEARLKELESKNSQLQKQVGDSKSASSAQIAEAQSQVKSLQDKVTQLERENGELKSKASQSGSNDSRVRELEETNKKLQKQVEDYLAVLQTTESKLQQLENSVEGEERKWQDKAEALTVELQQAKDELATLKQDVEKFKNSDEALTELDFAYRCLEKSLTQISDEMKDKVLSLEGQLKISEDKCSQLQDQVIEAEKRISTLQSSVQQSNTADLSQQMQDVQSQLDSEKKKSKDLASQIVKLNGIIKTGQDAIHQEQELVTKLKQQLEEREKSPGTNSSSTASEFFDDNKS from the exons ATGGATCCGCACGTAGTTTTAATTGGAGTGACTGTATTCATTGTGTCAGCTATTTTAATTTACTTGATATCTGTCTTTGGAATCAAAGAAAAGTCATACGAAGAAGCTATTGCTGAGCAGCGAAAACGACTGGAGGAGGAGCAGGAGAAATCAAGGAGAGATAAGAAGGCAGAGAAGGAGAAAAAGAAAGGAGGAAaagcaaagaaagaaaaaccTAAAGAAAATGTAGAAGAGGCTCCGAAGCCAAAGGAGCGCAAAATGCTTAATTTGGAAATTGAGGCAGAAATAATAGAGCCTTTTGACTCTGCAGAGTTAAAGCAGAAACCAACAACTGTCAAACAGAGGAGCAAACCAAAGTCGATCTTGGCTAACAAGGATGAGAAACCCCTGGTTTCAAAGGAGACAGTGGAGATGCCACATTTCAAGCCCCTTCCAAAGGATGATGTGGAGTTAAAACATGAGCATGAGAAAAAGAAAGAGGTGAAGATGGACAAAGAGAGGATGGGGAGCCCCAAGATCAGCAAGAAGCATAAACCCGTGGAAGAAGAAGTTATTGTTGAGCAGATGACAAAGGCTACTTTTCTTCCGATGGACAGCAAGCCAAAGAAAGGCAAACAAGTACAAG ATTCCCTGACTGATTCCTCTGAGCTGATTCAGGCCGTGAGAAGTGCCCAGCTGGGTGACCAGGACATACAGTCCCTCATTGAAGTCCTCCTGAACAAGCAGGGAGGGGGCGGGAGCAGCATCACAGCTGAGTGGAATAAG aaaagccaGAAAGGCGACCCAGTGGTCCTATTGAGACGTCAGTTAGAGGAGAAGGAGAGAGCCCTACAGGAAG AGCAACAGTTAGCCATGGCAAACGGAAACAAGATCAAGGAGATTCGTCAGGAGCTGGTCCATGAGAAGACTAGATACTCCAGCCTGGAGCGCCAGTTCCAGGAGAAGATAGCGGCCCAGACCCAGGAGATTCAGGCCCTGCACTCTCGCATGCAGACCACCCACGACAACCACCTGATCGAGAGCAGCAGGATGCAGGCCCACATCAACAAGCTGGAGCAGTCCCAGAACCCAGCACAGATGCAACAGCTGAAGGAG gaAAATAGGAAGTTAAAGGAATCTTATGAAAAAACAAA GGCTGAAGCTATACCACCTGCAGAATTTAACAGCCTTCGCCAAAAGGTCTCCATAATGGAAAATGAATTGTCCAACAATGTCATTAAACTCAACGCTGCAGAGAAAGCGAAGGCTGCTGCAGTTACTAAATGTTCTAAACTTGAGGAAGAAATGAAAAAGTTGAAAGGCACAGAG AGTGAAGCTGAGGGAATGTGGTCCAAAAGACTAGAGGATGTGAATCAACAGCTACGCAAAAGTGAGAGCGAGAAGAAGACCCTGAGTGATCGCCTCAAGGCCGCGGAGAAGGACTGCTCGGGGGTTAAAGCCAGACTCCAGGAGCTGGAGAAAGCCCTCAATGACGCCAGCTCTAAAGAACTGGAGGAAAAACTCAAG ACATCAGAAAGTGCCAAGTCCTCTGTGGAATCCTCACTAAAAACGACAGAGAAGAAGTTACAGGAGGCCGAGAACCAGAAAAACAGTTTACAGCAAGAACTGGAG AACTTGAAAACAGAGAACAAGAGGTTGAGTGAGGAGGCCAAGATAAGCCGGGAGAGGTCCTTGGGTGACGGACAGGAGGCTCCCAAAAACAAACACAACGGGGACATCCACGGGGAGGACAAAGCGATACAGGAGTATAAAAATAGCCTGGAGGAGTACAAGAAAAT GGTTGCTGAAAAAGATAAGACTATTCAGGGTCTACAGAGTGATATTGAAGTCCAGAAAAAGGAGGCCTCCAAGCTTCTGGAACAGGCCGAAACTCAGAAAAAGAAGAATAAT GAGTTGAGAGAAAAGAATTGGAAAGCAATGGATGCCTTAGAAAAGGCCGAAAAATCTGCCTCAGATAAAATAACACGTGTTGAAAAAGAGATAAAG GAGCAGAGCACAGTAGCCGTGTCAGAGACGGAGAAGTACGATAAAGCTATTCTACAGAGGCTGTTCCCCGAGATCTCTTTAACCGACAAACTG AGTCACAAAGATTGGATGAGTAGTTTCGAAAAGCAGGCTGCATCAAAGATTAAAGCAGCATCTGAGAAAAAGGATGAT AGTGCCAAAGTCAAAGAACTTGAAGACAGCAAGAAATCATTACAGAGCCAACTTGCAGAGTTACAGAAAAAAGTTTCAGAA AGTGCCAAATTGGAAGCCAGATTGAAAGAGTTGGAGAGCAAGAACTCCCAGCTCCAGAAACAAGTCGGTGACAGTAAATCAGCGTCCTCAGCACAG ATTGCAGAGGCACAAAGTCAggtaaaaagtttacaggacAAAGTTACACAACTAGAGAGAGAAAACGGGGAATTAAAATCAAAGGCAAGCCAG AGTGGCAGCAATGACTCCAGAGTGCGTGAACTGGAGGAGACCAATAAAAAACTCCAGAAACAAGTGGAGGACTATCTAGCCGTCCTGCAGACCACG GAGAGCAAACTGCAGCAGCTGGAGAACAGTGTAGAGGGCGAGGAGAGGAAGTGGCAGGACAAGGCCGAGGCACTGACCGTAGAGTTACAACAG GCCAAAGATGAGCTTGCAACTTTGAAACAAGATGTTGAGAAATTTAAGAACAGTGATgag GCTCTAACTGAGTTGGACTTTGCATATAGATGTCTAGAGAAAAGTCTGACCCAGATATCAGATGAG ATGAAAGACAAAGTTTTATCCTTAGAGGGTCAATTGAAAATTTCAGAAGATAAATGTTCACAGCTTCAAGATCAAGTGATTGAG GCTGAAAAACGAATCTCCACCCTACAGAGTTCTGTCCAGCAATCAAACACAGCTGACCTCAGCCAG CAAATGCAAGACGTACAGAGTCAGCTAGATTCAGAAAAGAAGAAGAGCAAGGACCTTGCCTCCCAGATTGTGAAACTGAATGGAATTATTAAAACAGGGCAGGATGCCATCCATCAGGAGCAAGAGCTAGTCACAAAGTTAAAGCAACAGCTAGAGGAGAGGGAGAAG AGTCCAGGGACCAACTCAAGTTCAACTGCATCAGAG TTCTTTGATGACAATAAGAGTTGA